A single genomic interval of Microbulbifer variabilis harbors:
- the lipA gene encoding lipoyl synthase, with amino-acid sequence MADKPDLVPVKRTRRLQQGEKLRDGDKVERIPVKVIASDTVLRKPDWIRVKVPASKEVDRIKSILRSQKLSTVCEEASCPNLGECFSGGTATFMIMGEICTRRCPFCDVGHGKPNPLDPEEPKNLAEAIAAMSLRYVVITSVDRDDLRDGGAQHFAECIREARELSPNLQVEILTPDFRGRMDIALDILEKQAPDVFNHNLETVPRLYRESRPGANYKWSLKLLQEYKKRRPDVLTKSGLMVGLGEEKEEIFQVMDDMREYDIDMLTIGQYLQPSKEHLPVQRYVHPDEFEEYRRYAEQIGFKHAACGPLVRSSYHADKQAHGETVS; translated from the coding sequence GCCTTCAACAGGGGGAGAAACTGCGTGATGGTGACAAAGTAGAGCGTATCCCAGTCAAGGTTATTGCCAGTGATACTGTGCTGCGCAAACCCGACTGGATCCGGGTGAAAGTGCCAGCCTCAAAAGAAGTGGATCGAATTAAGAGTATCTTGCGCTCGCAAAAACTCTCCACCGTATGTGAAGAAGCCAGCTGTCCGAACCTGGGTGAATGTTTTAGTGGCGGTACTGCCACTTTCATGATCATGGGGGAAATCTGTACCCGCCGCTGCCCCTTCTGCGATGTTGGCCACGGTAAGCCCAACCCTCTGGACCCGGAAGAGCCCAAGAATCTGGCGGAGGCCATTGCCGCCATGAGTCTGCGTTACGTGGTTATTACCTCGGTGGATAGGGATGACCTGCGCGATGGGGGGGCTCAGCATTTTGCCGAGTGTATCCGCGAAGCTCGCGAGCTCTCCCCGAACCTGCAAGTGGAAATCCTCACCCCCGACTTCCGCGGGCGCATGGATATTGCACTGGATATCCTTGAAAAGCAGGCACCGGATGTATTCAACCATAACCTGGAAACCGTACCGCGCCTTTATCGTGAGTCCCGCCCAGGTGCCAATTACAAGTGGTCCCTAAAGCTGCTGCAAGAGTACAAAAAGCGTCGCCCGGATGTACTAACCAAGTCAGGTTTGATGGTGGGCCTGGGTGAGGAAAAGGAAGAAATTTTCCAGGTAATGGACGATATGCGCGAGTATGATATCGATATGCTCACAATCGGTCAGTACCTGCAGCCGAGTAAAGAGCACCTGCCCGTGCAGCGCTATGTACATCCGGATGAGTTTGAGGAATATCGTCGTTATGCAGAACAAATCGGCTTTAAGCATGCCGCTTGTGGTCCGCTGGTGCGTTCTTCATACCATGCAGATAAGCAGGCTCATGGTGAGACAGTAAGCTAA